The proteins below come from a single Lodderomyces elongisporus chromosome 3, complete sequence genomic window:
- the NEW1 gene encoding [NU+] prion formation protein 1: MSKSFDDFVKQQQAQQKSKTFGYRNAGGAGGAPQYNFNNTFVPSQPHPQSYNQGPGNRYNNYNSYNNGYNNNYSGSRTPQNIDSSITSPVDSLPTSGRSTPNPNASTTSLTSLNTALSKLNVNVPFQENLSNIEQASKISEVKAEVGIIVSQILEQESFTIINEWKLNEILKSLLKPKNTPLVKEGALLIIQQLAQQIAGQSPKEFFLLQFFATAYDMFTDKDKNVVKAAKSATDALYSAYPVEALGSVVLDEFLTFFKSGAKWNSKAAALVNFDRIVEDVPADLLELKFVDTVPVLTDLSTDFKPELAKAGLQSLKKFVKVLDNLDLQNKYDLIVDTLADPQKVTDCIKNLSSVTFVAEVTEPALSLLVPILDKSLKMSSSSNEQLRQTVMVTENLTRLVNNKREIDSFIPILLPGVEKVYNNASLPEVRELAGKAYKVLKDAEAEHHDGKFHGRITLEEAQNFLTKDIPEGTEVPSCVTDPEALPYISKIVQVDANVNDWKRMDAYLKSILNSNESYASAVTANVKHLFNPESTSDGVDDDGAIEIVNADFSLAYGTRMLLNKTNLRLLKGHRYGLCGRNGAGKSTLMRAISKGQLEGFPTADELKTCFVEHKLQGSEADMDLVSFIASDPDLADVGKDAIKDALFEVGFPEETLSKNVGSLSGGWKMKLELARAMLMKADVLLLDEPTNHLDVGNVKWLQDYLVQHTEITSLIVSHDSGFLDAVCTDIIHYENKKLAYYKGNLSEFVKVKPEGKSYYTLTDSNVKMAFPPPGILTGVKSNTRSVARMSNVTFTYPGAAKPSLSNVSCSLSLSSRVAIVGPNGAGKSTLIKLLTAELVPQEGKVEKHPNLRIGYIAQHALQHVEQHKEKTANQYLQWRYRFGDDREVLLKESRKVSDEEMEMMQKEIDVGDGRGKRQVEAIVGRQKLKKSFQYEVKWKFWLPKYNSWVPRDLLLAEGFDKLIQKFDDHEASREGLGYRELSPKVIRKHFEDVGLDGDIADHTPMGSLSGGQLVKVVIAGAMWNNPHLLVLDEPTNYLDRDSLGGLAIAIREWSGGVVMISHNNEFVGALCPEQWHVENGQVIQKGSVAVDTKRFEDGSSAAESAEGSPAPESAAPVKKRVDDDDSPANIKVRTRKKKMTRNEKKAQAERRRLRYIEWLSSPKGTPKPADTDDEEED, encoded by the coding sequence ATGTCCAAGTcatttgatgattttgTAAAGCAGCAACAGGCACAGCAAAAGTCAAAGACCTTTGGGTACAGAAACGCCGGCGGTGCAGGCGGTGCACCCCAGTACAATTTTAACAACACGTTTGTTCCAAGCCAACCTCATCCTCAAAGTTATAACCAGGGCCCTGGCAATAGATACAACAATTACAACAGTTACAACAATGGCTACAATAACAATTATAGTGGCTCACGCACACCTCAAAACATAGACTCTTCAATCACTTCACCTGTGGATTCATTACCAACAAGCGGTAGATCTACCCCAAATCCCAATGCATCAACTACATCTTTGACCTCGTTAAATACTGCTCTTTCAAAATTGAACGTGAATGTTCCATTCCAAGAGAACTTGTCAAACATTGAACAAGCTTCCAAAATTAGTGAAGTTAAGGCTGAAGTTGGCATCATTGTGTCTCAAATCTTGGAACAGGAGTCCTTCACCATCATTAATGAATGGAAATTGAATGAAATTCTCAAGTCATTATTGAAACCTAAAAACACGCCTCTTGTTAAGGAAGGTGCTTTACTTATTATCCAACAATTAGCTCAACAAATTGCCGGTCAATCACCAAAGGagtttttccttcttcaattctttGCAACTGCTTATGACATGTTTACTGATAAAGACAAGAATGTTGTTAAAGCAGCTAAGTCAGCTACAGATGCACTTTACTCAGCATACCCAGTTGAAGCTTTGGGTTCAGTTGTTTTGGATGAGTTTTTGACGTTTTTCAAATCTGGAGCCAAGTGGAACTCCAAGGCTGCAGCATTGGTGAACTTTGACAGgattgttgaagatgtACCTGCGGATTTATTAGAATTAAAGTTTGTTGACACAGTACCTGTATTAACAGATTTGTCAACAGATTTCAAACCAGAGTTGGCTAAGGCTGGTTTGCAGTCGTTGAAGAAATTTGTCAAAGTGTTGGACAATTTagatttgcaaaacaaatatGATTTGATTGTGGACACTTTGGCAGACCCACAAAAAGTTACTGATTGTATAAAGAATTTGTCATCAGTGACATTTGTTGCTGAAGTGACTGAGCCAGCATTATCCTTGCTCGTTCCAATTTTGGACAAATCATTGAAGATGTCCTCATCTTCGAATGAACAGTTGAGACAAACTGTTATGGTGACAGAGAACTTGACCAGATTGGTGAACAACAAGAGGGAAATCGATTCTTTTATTCCTATCTTGCTTCCAGgtgttgaaaaagtttACAACAATGCATCTCTTCCAGAAGTTAGAGAGCTTGCAGGTAAAGCATACAAGGTTTTGAAAGATGCAGAGGCAGAGCACCACGATGGTAAATTTCATGGAAGAATCACATTGGAAGAAGCACAAAACTTTTTGACCAAGGATATTCCAGAAGGTACAGAGGTTCCATCTTGCGTTACAGATCCAGAAGCTTTACCATACATTTCAAAGATTGTACAAGTCGATGCCAATGTCAATGATTGGAAACGTATGGATGCATACTTGAAGTCGATTTTGAACAGTAATGAATCTTATGCTTCTGCTGTTACGGCCAATGTGAAACATTTGTTCAATCCAGAGTCGACTCTGGATGGGGTAGATGATGATGGCGCTATTGAAATTGTCAATGCcgatttttctttggctTACGGTACCAGAATGCTTTTAAACAAGACCAATTTGAGGTTGCTTAAAGGTCACAGATATGGTTTGTGTGGAAGAAACGGTGCTGGTAAGTCCACTTTGATGAGAGCTATTTCCAAGGGCCAATTGGAAGGGTTTCCTACCGCTGATGAGTTAAAGACTTGTTTTGTTGAGCATAAATTGCAAGGCTCGGAGGCAGATATGGACTTGGTGAGTTTCATTGCTTCAGATCCGGACTTGGCCGATGTTGGCAAGGACGCGATTAAAGATGCATTGTTTGAAGTTGGATTCCCAGAAGAAACATTGTCCAAAAATGTTGGAAGCTTGTCCGGTGgttggaaaatgaaattggaATTGGCAAGAGCAATGTTGATGAAAGCGgatgttttgcttttggaTGAACCTACAAATCACTTGGATGTGGGTAATGTGAAATGGTTGCAAGATTATCTTGTGCAACATACTGAGATTACTTCTTTGATTGTGTCGCATGACTCTGGATTCCTTGACGCCGTGTGTACTGATATCATTCACTatgaaaacaagaaattggCTTATTACAAGGGTAATTTGTCTGAGTTTGTTAAAGTTAAGCCAGAGGGTAAGTCATATTATACGTTGACTGATTCGAATGTCAAGATGGCTTTCCCACCTCCAGGTATTTTAACAGGTGTCAAGTCAAACACGAGATCTGTGGCACGTATGTCGAATGTGACTTTCACTTATCCTGGTGCAGCCAAGCCATCCTTGAGCAATGTGTCATGTTCTTTGTCGTTGTCTTCAAGAGTTGCCATTGTTGGTCCAAATGGTGCTGGTAAATCCACCTTGATCAAGCTTCTTACTGCTGAGTTAGTTCCTCAAGAGGGTAAAGTTGAGAAGCATCCAAACTTGAGAATTGGATACATTGCTCAACACGCATTGCAGCATGTCGAACAGCACAAGGAGAAGACCGCTAACCAGTATTTGCAATGGCGTTACCGTTTTGGTGATGATCGTGAAGTGCTCCTTAAGGAGTCACGTAAAGTGTCTGATGAAGAGATGGAAATGATGCAAAAGGAGATTGATGTTGGCGATGGACGTGGTAAGAGACAAGTTGAGGCGATTGTTGGTCGtcaaaagttgaagaaatcCTTCCAATATGAAGTGAAGTGGAAGTTCTGGTTACCCAAATATAACTCATGGGTTCCTAGAGACCTCCTTCTTGCAGAAGGGTTCGACAAGTTGATTCAAAAGTTTGATGATCACGAAGCTTCAAGAGAAGGTTTGGGTTACAGAGAGTTATCGCCAAAGGTTATTCGTAAACACTTTGAAGATGTTGGTCTCGATGGTGACATTGCTGATCATACTCCTATGGGTTCATTGTCTGGTGGTCAATTGGTGAAGGTTGTTATTGCTGGTGCCATGTGGAACAATCCACATTTGTTAGTGTTGGATGAGCCTACCAATTATCTTGATCGTGATTCGCTTGGAGGGTTGGCCATTGCCATTAGAGAATGGAGTGGAGGTGTTGTGATGATTTCGCACAATAATGAGTTTGTTGGCGCATTGTGTCCCGAGCAATGGCACGTTGAAAATGGTCAAGTGATTCAGAAAGGATCAGTTGCCGTTGACACAAAGAGATTTGAGGATGGAAGCAGTGCAGCTGAATCTGCTGAGGGATCGCCAGCACCGGAAAGTGCTGCACCAGTGAAGAAGAGAgttgatgacgatgactcGCCTGCTAATATCAAGGTCAGAActagaaagaagaagatgacaagaaacgaaaagaaGGCGCAAGCTGAGAGGAGAAGATTAAGGTATATCGAGTGGTTGAGTTCACCAAAGGGAACTCCTAAACCAGCGGATACtgacgatgaagaagaagattaa
- the PRE8 gene encoding Proteasome subunit alpha type-2 (BUSCO:EOG092645G0; MEROPS:MER0004996) — translation MADRYSFSLTTFSPSGKLVQIEYALNAVKQGVTTIGIKCDNGIILATERKSTSVLQKNDVNNKVEYITPNIGMTYSGMGPDFRVLVDKARKLAQTNYKLIYNEYPPVRIMVQEIAKVMQESTQSGGIRPFGVSLLVGGYDEYSDKFQLYQVDPSGSYFPWKATAIGKTSNSAKTFLEKRWNENLQLEDAIHVALLALKESVDGELIGENLDIAVISDPQQQLLGFTGTNLEGPRFKKLSAEEINDILDSL, via the exons ATGGCTGACAGATACTCATTTTCGTTAACAACGTTTTCTCCTAG TGGGAAATTAGTGCAAATTGAATATGCTTTAAATGCAGTTAAGCAAGGTGTGACAACGATAGGTATCAAATGTGATAATGGCATTATATTAGCCACAGAGCGTAAGTCGACCTCGGTGCTTCAAAAGAACGatgtcaacaacaaagtcGAATATATAACACCCAACATCGGAATGACGTATAGTGGAATGGGTCCTGATTTCAGGGTGCTTGTTGATAAGGCAAGAAAATTAGCACAAACAAACTATAAGCTCATCTACAATGAATATCCACCAGTGCGTATCATGGTTCAAGAGATTGCCAAGGTGATGCAAGAAAGTACACAATCGGGAGGTATCAGACCGTTTGGTGTATCTTTGCTCGTGGGTGGATACGATGAGTACCTGGACAAATTTCAATTATACCAAGTGGATCCTAGTGGGTCTTATTTTCCATGGAAGGCCACGGCAATTGGAAAGACTTCGAATAGTGCAAAGACTTTTCTAGAAAAGAGATGGAATGAAAACTTGCAATTGGAGGATGCCATCCATGTAGCATTATTGGCTTTGAAGGAGAGTGTGGATGGAGAGTTGATTGGTGAAAACTTGGACATTGCTGTGATTAGCGATCCTCAACAGCAATTGTTGGGTTTTACAGGTACCAATTTAGAAGGACCAAGGTTTAAGAAGTTGAGTGCCGAAGAGATTAACGATATTTTAGATTCTTTGTAG